Proteins from one Hyperolius riggenbachi isolate aHypRig1 chromosome 2, aHypRig1.pri, whole genome shotgun sequence genomic window:
- the LOC137545887 gene encoding protein LBH-like has translation MMNEVSVLRLPVEDDVNEVIHGLEGVALKHSDSRLPFQIFPDPCEEEEVPVKMRGRLPSIVVEPTDIIDVESGELRWPPDSVRKDKDQATLREEETEEAETDQQAGKHEEDASTPAAGTPKAEKE, from the exons ATGATGAATGAAGTGTCAGTTCTACGCTTGCCAGTGGAAGATGATGTCAATGAAGTAATACATGGTTTGGAAGGTGTGGCTCTGAAACACAGTGACAGCCGGCTGCCTTTTCAG ATATTTCCTGATCCATGTGAGGAAGAAGAAGTTCCAGTAAAGATGAGAGGAAGGCTGCCTTCCATTGTGGTGGAACCAACAGATATCATTGATGTAGAGAGCGGGGAGCTGCGATGGCCTCCAGATTCTGTAAGGAAAGACAaagatcaggctacactcagagaAGAGGAAACAGAGGAAGCGGAAACAGACCAGCAGGCAG GCAAGCATGAAGAAGATGCATCCACACCAGCAGCAGGAACCCCAAAGGCAGAGAAAGAGTGA